In Pseudochaenichthys georgianus unplaced genomic scaffold, fPseGeo1.2 scaffold_662_arrow_ctg1, whole genome shotgun sequence, the following proteins share a genomic window:
- the LOC117443701 gene encoding kelch repeat and BTB domain-containing protein 13-like: MKTHSREEMESSSCPAHCLRVSVCDSSFVVDKILLAEKCEYFRALFQSGMRECQQQHLQLQGVGAPGFLLMLRVLRGERPLLSADQIVEAIECTAFLQVPALTEHLMNTVNSENCLLMFHTASTFGVRELAHGSALFIRDMYSELEEDLHTLPDSLVEYIQSLLPSSYMAVCSHSPCTEQLQDPQRTVNFLDEDSREWKVLTHLPVSTSTTMAGVAVLDNKLYIIGGVHDVSKKVVESGFCYSPAENTWTTFCGPQTLRYNLTLIGHQGCLYALGGENNRKALSSVERFRVETGNWGFVSPLPCPAAQVVSAVAMSRIFICLWRGRGATDIHEYVSERDQWLLVTTLTREHSYALYMVAHRDHLYVVRNGPCDDFLLCVMDCYSLSSGQWTAVCGHYGNSKGSLLTAVARGDSVFTLSRHVTTEYTVEEHRWRVAREMKGFGRIGSIYTFLMKLPKATVWPVGGSPDVTQPLRACPRVSSQCSDSN, encoded by the coding sequence ATGAAGACCCACAGCAGGGAGGAGATGGAGTCCAGCAGCTGTCCAGCTCACTGTCTGAGGGTCAGTGTTTGTGACAGCTCCTTCGTTGTGGATAAGATCCTTCTGGCTGAGAAGTGTGAGTATTTCAGAGCCTTGTTCCAGTCCGGAATGAGAGAGTGCCAGCAGCAGCACCTCCAGCTGCAGGGGGTGGGCGCGCCAGGCTTCCTGCTCATGCTGAGGGTCCTTAGGGGGGAGCGCCCCCTGCTGAGCGCCGACCAGATCGTGGAGGCCATCGAGTGTACGGCTTTCCTGCAGGTGCCGGCTCTCACCGAGCACTTGATGAACACGGTGAACTCTGAGAACTGCCTGCTCATGTTCCACACAGCGTCCACATTCGGGGTGAGGGAGCTCGCCCACGGCTCCGCCCTGTTCATCAGAGACATGTACTCCGAGCTGGAGGAGGACCTGCACACCTTACCCGACTCGCTGGTGGAGTACATCCAGTCCCTGCTCCCCAGCAGCTACATGGCCGTGTGCAGCCACTCCCCGTGCACAGAGCAGCTGCAGGACCCCCAGAGGACCGTGAACTTCCTGGACGAGGACAGCAGGGAGTGGAAGGTGCTGACTCATCTCCCGGTGAGCACCAGCACCACCATGGCAGGCGTGGCAGTCCTAGACAACAAACTTTACATCATCGGGGGGGTGCATGATGTGAGCAAAAAGGTGGTGGAGAGTGGTTTCTGTTACAGCCCTGCAGAAAACACTTGGACCACCTTTTGCGGCCCCCAGACGCTGCGCTACAACCTGACTCTGATTGGACACCAGGGCTGCCTGTACGCCCTGGGAGGAGAGAACAACAGGAAGGCCCTGTCCTCTGTGGAGAGGTTCAGGGTGGAGACGGGGAACTGGGGGTTTGTCTCCCCCCTCCCTTGCCCGGCAGCCCAGGTGGTGTCTGCGGTAGCTATGAGCAGGATCTTCATCTGTCTGTGGAGAGGGAGGGGTGCCACAGACATACACGAGTACGTGTCGGAGCGCGACCAGTGGCTCCTGGTCACCACGCTCACCAGGGAGCACAGTTACGCTCTTTACATGGTGGCCCACAGGGATCATCTGTACGTGGTGCGCAATGGGCCCTGCGATGACTTCCTGCTGTGTGTGATGGACTGCTACAGCCTGAGCTCCGGCCAGTGGACGGCTGTGTGCGGTCACTACGGCAACAGCAAGGGCTCCCTGCTCACCGCTGTGGCGAGAGGAGACTCGGTGTTCACTCTGAGCCGCCACGTCACCACAGAGTACACCGTGGAGGAGCACCGGTGGAGAGTGGCGCGGGAGATGAAAGGGTTCGGTAGGATTGGATCCATATATACATTTCTGATGAAGCTTCCTAAAGCCACCGTCTGGCCTGTGGGAGGCTCTCCAGATGTGACCCAGCCCCTCAGAGCCTGTCCCAGAGTCTCCTCACAATGCTCAGACAGTAACTAA